The DNA window TATTAAAAATTAAAGAGAAATTGAAGAGATAATATCTCTTTCATCTTGATCCCTAAGACTACACATAGAGTTTCTAGCTGACATCCTTTAGGTTCAGTTTCAGTTAACCCTTTAGAGATATATAAAGAGGGATATAAAAATATAAGATAGCTCTTCAGAATTAATTTATGGTGATTTAATGGAACCTGGTAGGTTATATGTTTTGCCCCAGCTGAGTTACGGGTATGGAGATCTGGCGCCCTTCATGTCCGAGGAGCAGCTTAGAATACACCACAGTAAGCATCATATGGCTTATGTTAATGGAGCTAATTCCATACTTCAAAGGCTGGATAAGGCTAGGAAAGAGAATGCGGAGGTGGACATCAAATCCACCTTGAAGGAGCTCTCCTTCAACATTGGTGGACATCTGCTCCATTCGCTCTTCTGGAGGAACCTTGCCCCTCCGGGGCAGGGGGGAGGGAGACCGGGAGGGGTTTTAGGGGATTACATAGAGAGGGAGTTTGGAAGCTTTGAACGCTTCCAGAGGGAGTTCTCCCAGGCTTCTATGAGCGTCGAGGGTTCGGGCTGGGGGGCTTTAACCCTATGCAGGCAGACCGGAAGACCAATAATAATGCAGGTAGAGAAGCATAACATGAACGTCTATCCCATGTTCCGAATTCTTATGGTGCTGGATGTCTTTGAACATGCCTACTATATAGACTACAAAAATGAAAGAGCAAAATTTGTTGATGCCTTCTGGAAAATAGTCAACTGGGAAGAAGTAAACAGAAGACTTGAAGAAGCCATAAAATAGATTAAAATTTTATTCCAA is part of the Candidatus Bathyarchaeota archaeon genome and encodes:
- a CDS encoding superoxide dismutase; amino-acid sequence: MEPGRLYVLPQLSYGYGDLAPFMSEEQLRIHHSKHHMAYVNGANSILQRLDKARKENAEVDIKSTLKELSFNIGGHLLHSLFWRNLAPPGQGGGRPGGVLGDYIEREFGSFERFQREFSQASMSVEGSGWGALTLCRQTGRPIIMQVEKHNMNVYPMFRILMVLDVFEHAYYIDYKNERAKFVDAFWKIVNWEEVNRRLEEAIK